The proteins below are encoded in one region of Legionella antarctica:
- a CDS encoding universal stress protein has translation MYTNILFATDLLNEHSHLIKKAAAITKQFNAKLFLLHVIELPASIQLAQGLGFTELANPAKDDAQTVLSLLGETLNIPVKNQFVEIGSVKEHIFNKVKELHCDLIIIGSHASSGLHSFLGSTASATVNHAPCDVLTLRV, from the coding sequence ATGTACACTAATATTTTATTTGCCACTGACTTATTAAATGAACACAGTCATCTCATAAAAAAAGCTGCTGCAATTACAAAGCAATTTAACGCAAAGCTCTTTCTTTTACATGTTATCGAATTGCCGGCAAGTATTCAGCTAGCTCAAGGACTAGGCTTTACTGAGTTAGCTAATCCAGCTAAAGATGACGCACAAACGGTTTTATCGCTTCTTGGTGAAACGCTAAACATACCTGTTAAAAATCAATTTGTAGAAATTGGCTCAGTCAAAGAACACATTTTTAATAAAGTTAAAGAACTACATTGCGACCTTATTATTATTGGTAGTCATGCATCGTCTGGACTACACTCTTTTCTAGGAAGTACGGCAAGTGCAACAGTAAATCATGCACCCTGTGATGTATTAACATTACGAGTTTAA
- the folK gene encoding 2-amino-4-hydroxy-6-hydroxymethyldihydropteridine diphosphokinase: MNLCYLSLGSNQKFPERQIRHAIQSIRSMPSTSVLKTSSFYWSQAWGLQVQQDFCNVIVEITTFLSPTLLLSFCKRVEHKQGRIRKRRWGPRTLDIDIILYGNRSINSEKLKIPHPHMRSRDFVIFPLLELNPNIALPVNTLIKGSTTI, translated from the coding sequence ATGAATTTATGTTATTTAAGTTTAGGTTCTAATCAAAAATTTCCTGAACGTCAAATCAGACATGCCATACAGTCGATAAGAAGTATGCCCTCTACTTCCGTGCTTAAAACTTCAAGTTTTTATTGGAGTCAGGCATGGGGACTTCAAGTTCAGCAGGATTTTTGCAATGTAATAGTCGAGATTACAACTTTTTTGTCACCTACACTGCTATTAAGTTTTTGTAAAAGGGTTGAACACAAGCAGGGGAGGATAAGAAAGAGGCGTTGGGGACCAAGAACTCTTGACATTGATATTATCCTCTATGGAAATAGAAGTATTAATAGCGAAAAACTTAAAATTCCCCATCCTCATATGCGATCTAGAGACTTCGTGATTTTCCCTCTTTTAGAATTAAATCCAAATATTGCATTACCAGTTAACACTCTAATCAAAGGATCTACTACAATATAA